Below is a genomic region from candidate division KSB1 bacterium.
TCCCTACTTTGATTCCTGTTGCTTTTAATTCATTGAGTAGTTGCGGTTCGTCTTTGAGGTTATAGTCTTTTGCAATTTTAAGTTCCACGATTACTTTGTCATCCACAAGCAAGTCCGCTTCATATTCACCTA
It encodes:
- a CDS encoding GxxExxY protein; protein product: GEYEADLLVDDKVIVELKIAKDYNLKDEPQLLNELKATGIKVGMLVNS